The nucleotide sequence CCCCACCGTCAAAGGTGGGGCTTTTTCTGACCCGTACAATGGGCCGCGATGAAAGTTCTGGTCATCGGAAGCGGCGGGCGCGAGCACGCCATCGTGGACGCCTGTGCCCGCGCGGGTCATGAGGTGCTGTGTACCCCCGGCAACCCCGGCATCGCGGCGCAGGCCCGGCTGCTCGCCTCGGCGCAGGACGCGCCCGCGCTGGCGGAGCTGGCGGTGCGTGAAGGCGCCGATGTGGTTATCGTCGGCCCCGAGGCGTACCTCGCGGCGGGCGTGGTGGACGAGTGTGAGCGCCGGGGGGTGCCCGCCTTCGGCCCCACGCAGGCGGCGAGTCGGCTGGAGGGCGACAAGGCGTGGAGCAAGGCGTTCATGGTGCGGCGCGGCATTCCCACGGCGGAGCACCGCTCCTTCGACCACCTGGACGCGGCGCTGGGCCACGCGGCGACCCTGACCCCGCCCATCGTGGTCAAGGACGCGGGCCTGAAGGCAGGCAAGGGCGTGACCATCGCCCACACCCCCAGCGAGGCCGAAGCCGCGCTGCGCGAGATTTTTACGCAAGGCGGCGCGCAGGCGGTCATCGAGGACTTCATGACCGGGCAGGAAGTCAGCATCCTCGCGCTGACCGACGGCGAGCGCTACGCCCTGACCCCGCCCAGCCAGGACCACAAGACCATCCATGAGGGCGACACTGGCCCGATGACCGGCGGCATGGGCGTCATCTGCCCCTTTCCGGTCAGCGAGGAGCAGATGCAGGTCATCCGCCGCGACATCGTGGAAAAGACGCTCGCCGGGATGCGGGCCGAGGGCCTGCCCTTCCGGGGCGTGCTGTACGCGGGCCTGATGCTCACCCCGCAGGGACCGAAAGTGGTGGAGTTCAACGCCCGCTTCGGTGACCCCGAGGCCGAGGCGGTGCTGCCGCTGCTGGAGAGCGACCTCGCGCAGCACGCGCTGGACGCGGCGCGGGGGCAACTCGACCCGGCACAGGTGCGCTTTCGCGACGGGGCGAGCGCGGTGGTCATCCTCGCCGCTCCCGGCTACCCCGCCGAGCCGCGCAAGGGGATTGCGCTGGACCTGCCCGCCGACTCGGAGGAAGCGAAAGTGTTTCACGCCGGAACCGCCGAGAAGGACGGCCGGCTGGTGAGCAGCGGCGGGCGCGTGCTGGCGGTCACGGGCCTGGGCGAGAACCGCGAAGAAGCCCTGGAGCGGGCCTACGCGCTGGCTGACCGCGTCGGGTTCGAGGGCGCACAACTGCGGCGCGACATCGGCTTCCGCATCGGGCTGGGAAGCAAGCCGGGCTAAAGGGGGCCTCATCCCTCGGGCCTGCCCTTGCCGTCAGACTGGGGCATGACCAACCGTTACGGTGACGAACCCCTGGGCAAGAGCGTGGAACAGGTGGAGCAGGAAAGCGGCAACCTCGTGAACTCGCCGGTGGAAGGCGAAACCATGCGCCAGCGCGAAACCGCTGAGGCGCTGGTGGTCCCCGCGATTCCCAACGCCAACCAGACCGGCACCCCGGCGGTGGCCGTCAACCCCGGCGCTCTGGTGGACACGGGCAGCGGGGCCGACGACGGACGGGCGCAGTCGGTGTCCGATGGCGAGACAGAGAACGGCTGATTGCCTGGACCGACAGCGGAGAACCTGGGGGCAGCCTGCGCCGGTTGCCCTTTTTCTCTGGCGTTTTCGTTTATGCTGACCGCCGTTTGTGCAGCCTGCCTCTCATCAGGGTATGCGCCGCAAGGAGAGTGAACCGTGCAAAATCCCCCCCAGAACCAGGAGTCCCCTCAGAAACAGGAGTCCCAGCAGAACCAGGCGCCCCAGCAGAACCAGGCGTCTGGGAACCGTGGGTTCTTCATCACCGCCGCCATCGACTACGCCAACGGCGCCCCGCACATCGGGCACGTCTACGAAAAGATTCTGACCGACGCCCTGGCCCGCTACCAGCGCCTCGCCGGGCGCGACGTGACCTTTGTCATGGGCACCGACGAGCACGGCGAAAAAATCAGCAAGGCGGCGGCGAAAAGTGGCGTGACCCCGCAGGAACTGGTGGACGACCTCTCCGAGCGGGCCTTTCAGGGCCTGTGGAAAAAACTCGGCATCAGCTACGACCACTTTATCCGCACGACCTCGCCCAAGCACAAGAAACACGTGCAGGACGTGCTGCAACGGGTCTACGACGCGGGCGACATCTATTTTGCCGAGTACGAGGGCCTGTACTCGGTGGGCGCCGAGCGCTACGTCACCGAGAAGGAACTGGTGGAAGGGCCGGACGGCGTGCGCCGCTTTCCCGGCGACAAGGACCCGCCCGAGCTGCGGCGTGAGGCCAATTACTTTTTCAACATGCAGAAGTACCAGCCCTGGCTGCTGAACACCCTGCAACGCAACCCCGACCTGATTCAGCCCGCCGGCTACCGCAACGAGGTGCTGGAGATGCTGCGGGAGGACATCGGTCCGCTGAGCATCAGCCGCCCCAAGGCGCGGGTGCCGTGGGGCATCGAGCTGCCCTGGGACACTGACCACGTCACCTACGTGTGGTTCGACGCGCTGCTGAGCTACCTGACGCCGGTGGTGAGCCAAGGCCAGAACCCCAACGTGAGCGGGCAGGTGTGGCACGTCATCGGCAAGGACATCCTCAAGCCGCACGCGGTGTTCTGGCCGACCATGCTGCGCGCCGCCGGACTGCCCATGTACCGCCGCCTGGTGGTCCACAGCCACATCCTGGCCGAGGACGGGCGCAAGATGGGCAAGAGCCTGGGCAACGCCATTGACCCCGAGGCGCTGGTGGCCGCGTGGCCGGTGGACGTCATCCGTTACGCGCTGCTGCGCGAGGCGTCGCTGGGGGCCGACAGTCCTTTCGGCGAGGGGGTCATCGTCAGCCGCCTGAACTCCGACCTCGCCAACGACCTGGGCAACCTGCTCTCGCGCACGGTGAGCATGATTCAGAAGTACCGGGGCGGCGCACTCCCGGCGGCAGGCGAACCCGGCGAACGCGAACGCGACATCGAGGCGGCGGCCCGCGCCCTGCCCGGCGAGGTGCTGCGGCTGGTGGACGAGCTGAAAATCAACATGGCGATCGACGCCGCGATGGGCTTCGTGCGCGACCTCAACCGCTACATCGCCGAGTCCGCACCCTGGACCCTCGCCAAGTCGCCCGACACCCAGGCCCGGCTCGACACCGTGCTCTACACCGCCGCCGAGGGGCTGCGCGTGGCGAGCGTGGCCCTCGAGGCCGTGATTCCCACCAAGGCGAAAGAACTGCGCGAGCAGCTCGGCCTGGGCCGCCAGAGTTACCCGCTGGCCCCCGCCTGGGGCCTGACCCCCGCCGGAACCCACGTGCCGGGCGGCCCCGTGCTGTTTCCCAAGCCTGAGCCGAAAGCCCAGGACTCTGCCGCCGCCGCTGCCACCCCCCAGCCCCAAGCCAGAAAAGAGAAAAGGACCATGACCGACGCTGCACCCACCGACAACACCACCCCCGGGAAGAAGCCCGAAGCCGCCGCGCCCGCCCAGCAAGACGGCCTGATTTCCATCGACGACTTTGCCCGCATCGACCTGCGGATTGCCGAAGTGGTGGCCTGCGAAGCGGTGGAAAAGGCCGACAAGCTGCTCAAACTGACCGTGAAGCTCGGTGACGAAACCCGCACCGTGGTCAGCGGCATCCGCAAGTGGTACGAACCCGGGGCGCTGGTGGGCCGCAAAGTGGTTCTCGTCGCTAACCTCAAGCCCGCCAAGCTGCGCGGCATCGAGTCGCAGGGGATGATTCTGGCCGCCGAGGACGACGCCGGAAACCTCGACCTGGTGGGCACCGGGCTGGACCTGCCGAGCGGCACCAAAGTGCGTTAATCGATAGATGCTGGGTGATGAAAAGTCACCCATGAAGCAAAGGCCCCTGGCAAACGCCGGGGCCTTTCTCTATCAACCATCAACCATCAACCATCTACCATCCTCCCTTCCCCCTTCACCCTCTACACTGCCCCCATGCCTTTCGTCATCGTTTCCGGCCTCTCGGGCAGCGGCAAAAGCACGGCGCTGCGGACCCTCGAAGACGCGGGGTTTTTCATCACCGACAACCTGCCGCCCGAACTGTGGGGCGCCATGCACGACCTCGTCAGCGCGCGGGGCATCGAGAACGTGGCGGTCAGCACCGACACCCGCACCCGCGAGTTTCTGGCGGCGCTGGACTCGAGTTATGTCCGGCTGTCGCGCCGCCACGAGAACCTGCGGGTGATTTTTCTGGAAGCCAACGCCGAGGTGCTGCTCGGGCGCTACAACCTCAGCCGCCGCGAGCATCCTCTAGGCGAGACGCTGATGGTGGATTTCGCCCGCGAGCGCGAGCTGCTCGCTCCGTTGCGGGCCATTGCCGACACGGTCATCGACACCACCAGCCTCAGCGCGGCGCAACTGTCCGAACGCATCATGCGCCTCTTCAGGCTCGAACACGCTTTTACGCTGCGGCTGCTGAGTTTCGGCTTCAAGCACGCGCCGCCGCGTGACGCTGATCTGGTGCTCGACGTGCGCTCGCTGCCCAACCCGTACTACGACCCGGCGCTGCGTCCGCTCTCGGGGCGACAGCCGGACGTGGCCGCCTACGTCTTCCGCGACCCCGAGGCCGAGGCCTTCTACGCCGAGGTGCGCCATTTCGTGCAGACGGCGGCGGAGCGGGCGCGGGCCAGCGGGCGCCACAGCTACACGGTGGGCATCGGCTGCACGGGCGGGCAGCACCGCAGCGTGGCGGTGGCCGAGCGGCTGCTGCACGAGCTGCGCGAAAGTGGCCTGGACACCGACCTGATGGACCACCGCGACATGAAAGAGGGCGGCGAATCCGCGTGAGCGGGCCGACCCCCTCTTCCCCGCCCCCTGACCCGGACCCGCTCCCCCGGCCTGCCCCTCTCACCCCGGTCACCCCCCACGCTCTGGAGGACAAAGGCGAAGACCCCGGCCACCCGCCCACGCCGCGCCGCGCCCGGATGTGGCTGGAGCCGGGCCTGGGGGTCAAACGCTGGATTACCCTGTTCGTCTTTTGCACCCTGCTCGGCGCGGTGGCCTTCTTGCACTTCACCTGGACCGGGCCGCTGCACCCGCTGGCGACCAAGTGGATTTTGTGGCTCAACCAGTTCACCCGCCCGGGGATGCTACCGCTCTACGCCACCGGCATCGCGGTGATGCTGCTGGCGCTGGGGGGAGCGCTGTACTCCATCGCCATGATCAGCCGGGCGATGCTGCGCGGCACTGGCACCGCCCCCGAGACGGCGGTGAACGTGCTCTACGAGCGCAAGACCCTCTCACGCGGGATGCGGGTGGTGGCAGTGGGGGGCGGGACCGGGCTGTCGAACCTGCTGACCGGTCTCAAGGCCCACACCAGCAACATCACGGCGGTGGTCACGGTGGCCGACGACGGCGGCTCCAGCGGGCGGCTGCGCGAGGCGCTCGACATGGTGGCGCCCGGCGACCTCACCGACTGCTACGCGGCCCTGTCCGACAGCCCGGTGCTCGCCCGGCTGCTGCTGCACCGCTTCGGGCGCGGCGAGGGGCTGGAGGGGCACACCTTCGGCAACCTGATGCTGGCGACCCTCAGCGAGGAGCAGGGCGGGCTGGGCAGCGCCATGCAGGACATTCACGAGGTGCTCAAGGTGCGCGGGCGGGTCTACCCGGCGACCACGCGCCCGGTCACACTGGTGGCCGAACTCGCCGACGGACGCACCGTGCGCGGCGAGAGCAAGTTTGCCGCGCAGATTGCTCCCTCGCATATCAAGCGGGTGCGGCTGGAACCCGAAAACCCCTCGGCGCTCACGCAGGTGCTCGAAGCGGTCCGTGACGGCGAAATGATCGTGCTGGGGCCGGGCAGCCTGTTTACGTCCATCATCCCTGCCCTGCTGATCCCCGACATCGCCCGCGCCGTACGCGAGTCCCCGGCGCCCGTCGTCTACGTCGCTTCCCTGATGACCGAACCCGGCGAAACCGACGGCCTGAGTCTCAGCGGGCATGTGGACGCCATCACCCGGCACCTGGGGCGCACCCCCGACTGGGTGCTGATGAACAGCGACGCCCTCGACCCCGAGGTGCTGGCCCGTTACCAGGGCGACGGTGCCCAGACCCTGACCCTCCGGGACGCCGGACGCGACCTGCGGGGCCGGGTGCGCTTCGCTTCGCTGGTCCGCAGCGGCACCGCCCGGCACCACCCGAGAAAACTCGCCGAGGCGCTGGTGCAACTCTGGGACGGCGGGCGACGTTTCAACCTGTCGGGGCAGGGCGAAGAGTCGCGGCAGCCCTAGAGCAGTTCTCCGAATTACGCGTGCGTCGGAAACAGCACCGCTACCCGCTCCATTCTCCGTTCTGCTCATCGAAATTCACTCGCTCCGCTCTGCTTCGCAGCTTTGCAAGTCGGACAGAAACGCTGCGCTTTTTCTGTCAAATGCTCTAAAAAACCATGCCGGAAGGTCTCCGACATGGCAGGAAGGAAGACGCTGAAGGCTCATACGGATTCCGCTTAATTCCTGCACAGTCGGGAAAGCGCCGCCTGTGCATCCATATCGCGTAACCCGTATTTTTTCCTACTCGCATCCGCTCGGATTGAATCTGAAACGACCAGATTCAATCGGAATCCGTATTAACCCTTGACCGCCCCCGCCGTCAGGCCGCTCACGATGTTGCGCTGGAAAAACAGCACCAGCAGCAGCAGCGGAACGGTCACGATGACGCTGGCGGCCATCGTCAGGCCAAAGGGCGTTTCGTACTGCGAGGCCCCCGAGAAGTTGGCGATGGACACCGGCACGGTGATGGCGGCGTTGTCCGAGGTGAAGGTCAGCGCGAACAGGTATTCGTTCCAGGCGTTGATGAAGGCGAGCAGCCCGGTGGTCACGATGGCCGGGGTCATCACAGGCAGCAGCACCTGAAACAGCGTCTGCATCGGCGTGGCGCCGTCCACGTAGGCGGCTTCTTCGAGTTCGGTAGGAATCTCACGCACGAAACTGGTCAGGGTCCAGACCGTGAACGGCAGCGTGAAAATCATGTAGCTCAGAATCAGGCCCCACCACGTGTTGTACAGGCCAAAGCCTTTGACCATGGTGTACAGGCCTGAGAGCACCGCAATCTGCGGAAACACGCTGACCGCCAGGATGATGTACATCAGCACCGTCTTG is from Deinococcus wulumuqiensis R12 and encodes:
- the purD gene encoding phosphoribosylamine--glycine ligase, with translation MKVLVIGSGGREHAIVDACARAGHEVLCTPGNPGIAAQARLLASAQDAPALAELAVREGADVVIVGPEAYLAAGVVDECERRGVPAFGPTQAASRLEGDKAWSKAFMVRRGIPTAEHRSFDHLDAALGHAATLTPPIVVKDAGLKAGKGVTIAHTPSEAEAALREIFTQGGAQAVIEDFMTGQEVSILALTDGERYALTPPSQDHKTIHEGDTGPMTGGMGVICPFPVSEEQMQVIRRDIVEKTLAGMRAEGLPFRGVLYAGLMLTPQGPKVVEFNARFGDPEAEAVLPLLESDLAQHALDAARGQLDPAQVRFRDGASAVVILAAPGYPAEPRKGIALDLPADSEEAKVFHAGTAEKDGRLVSSGGRVLAVTGLGENREEALERAYALADRVGFEGAQLRRDIGFRIGLGSKPG
- the metG gene encoding methionine--tRNA ligase produces the protein MTAAIDYANGAPHIGHVYEKILTDALARYQRLAGRDVTFVMGTDEHGEKISKAAAKSGVTPQELVDDLSERAFQGLWKKLGISYDHFIRTTSPKHKKHVQDVLQRVYDAGDIYFAEYEGLYSVGAERYVTEKELVEGPDGVRRFPGDKDPPELRREANYFFNMQKYQPWLLNTLQRNPDLIQPAGYRNEVLEMLREDIGPLSISRPKARVPWGIELPWDTDHVTYVWFDALLSYLTPVVSQGQNPNVSGQVWHVIGKDILKPHAVFWPTMLRAAGLPMYRRLVVHSHILAEDGRKMGKSLGNAIDPEALVAAWPVDVIRYALLREASLGADSPFGEGVIVSRLNSDLANDLGNLLSRTVSMIQKYRGGALPAAGEPGERERDIEAAARALPGEVLRLVDELKINMAIDAAMGFVRDLNRYIAESAPWTLAKSPDTQARLDTVLYTAAEGLRVASVALEAVIPTKAKELREQLGLGRQSYPLAPAWGLTPAGTHVPGGPVLFPKPEPKAQDSAAAAATPQPQARKEKRTMTDAAPTDNTTPGKKPEAAAPAQQDGLISIDDFARIDLRIAEVVACEAVEKADKLLKLTVKLGDETRTVVSGIRKWYEPGALVGRKVVLVANLKPAKLRGIESQGMILAAEDDAGNLDLVGTGLDLPSGTKVR
- the rapZ gene encoding RNase adapter RapZ; its protein translation is MPFVIVSGLSGSGKSTALRTLEDAGFFITDNLPPELWGAMHDLVSARGIENVAVSTDTRTREFLAALDSSYVRLSRRHENLRVIFLEANAEVLLGRYNLSRREHPLGETLMVDFARERELLAPLRAIADTVIDTTSLSAAQLSERIMRLFRLEHAFTLRLLSFGFKHAPPRDADLVLDVRSLPNPYYDPALRPLSGRQPDVAAYVFRDPEAEAFYAEVRHFVQTAAERARASGRHSYTVGIGCTGGQHRSVAVAERLLHELRESGLDTDLMDHRDMKEGGESA
- a CDS encoding YvcK family protein; this encodes MWLEPGLGVKRWITLFVFCTLLGAVAFLHFTWTGPLHPLATKWILWLNQFTRPGMLPLYATGIAVMLLALGGALYSIAMISRAMLRGTGTAPETAVNVLYERKTLSRGMRVVAVGGGTGLSNLLTGLKAHTSNITAVVTVADDGGSSGRLREALDMVAPGDLTDCYAALSDSPVLARLLLHRFGRGEGLEGHTFGNLMLATLSEEQGGLGSAMQDIHEVLKVRGRVYPATTRPVTLVAELADGRTVRGESKFAAQIAPSHIKRVRLEPENPSALTQVLEAVRDGEMIVLGPGSLFTSIIPALLIPDIARAVRESPAPVVYVASLMTEPGETDGLSLSGHVDAITRHLGRTPDWVLMNSDALDPEVLARYQGDGAQTLTLRDAGRDLRGRVRFASLVRSGTARHHPRKLAEALVQLWDGGRRFNLSGQGEESRQP
- a CDS encoding carbohydrate ABC transporter permease codes for the protein MNSKNPMVRGLSWAAFWVVVAVVLFYVLFPFYWAIKTSLTGSGELSREALLWWPTQASLNNFTEVLTNGGFLRNLLNSVVVATGTVILSLILSLLAAYALGKFRFKGKTVLMYIILAVSVFPQIAVLSGLYTMVKGFGLYNTWWGLILSYMIFTLPFTVWTLTSFVREIPTELEEAAYVDGATPMQTLFQVLLPVMTPAIVTTGLLAFINAWNEYLFALTFTSDNAAITVPVSIANFSGASQYETPFGLTMAASVIVTVPLLLLVLFFQRNIVSGLTAGAVKG